In Treponema denticola, one genomic interval encodes:
- a CDS encoding PP2C family protein-serine/threonine phosphatase: MGLIVFVFFFLVVLTILTINLIFKKEPYAKYLFMLSCSTVVTGVVFLTLLLALYFNFSKIIFITSKLFMLSMVISSFFIMQFTVKMPYFERKTNPVVTIFNAVFHAGIAAISIFFIEGFFWNALSGFKFNSMMIAGLSAAVVFERLLFLVIPVFAALISMVKIFKEESQIYKQQIIIYFTALILGIITWSLVYYLSYVFSWVIAIIPLGYVLLIFFTSYGFSTSIVYDRKQLGFALVRFLSFILVFAAVTGFWASWVLTYIRNFYAQIILLILGAFVFLVIRNFVSQKLRWFLGDTSEYAKVIEEKLQKIDYTGGRDKVIQNFSGILMEQLKASSISILISSEKEILEPVYSTLGIISTFDTNKPIFSFLLNENIQVIMKSQVLTNPLFSPVRDELVSFMNSTYAEILIFVREGQKLIGVIAISSKRKKEAYTTYDFDVLNSLYSYFFLVVYYLRNIAKQDIVLILDREIEMSDQIISSIQKNIDIVEKRTIDVDSVAFSAHQLGGDFTDFIKLSDDRYLFLIGDVSGKGLSASMSMVILKSVLHTYLSDTPDFKELVVKINSFIKDNLPRGTFLAGLFGIIDFKTTTIYYLNCGIPLMSMYIDSYKNVIEIQGEGKVLGFVKNIRPFLKVRKITMNRNDIIVFTTDGLLDSKNLKGDKFGNDRVNRLVAANRTRSAKEISNIIYKTLLDYIAKEIEDDITIMTFKHI, from the coding sequence ATGGGTCTGATTGTTTTTGTATTTTTCTTTTTAGTAGTTTTAACCATATTGACTATAAATCTTATTTTTAAAAAAGAACCGTATGCAAAATATTTGTTTATGCTTTCCTGTAGTACGGTTGTAACTGGAGTAGTTTTTTTAACTCTATTATTGGCTTTATATTTTAATTTTTCTAAAATAATTTTTATAACATCTAAACTGTTTATGTTGAGTATGGTTATATCCTCATTTTTTATTATGCAGTTTACAGTAAAAATGCCTTACTTTGAACGTAAAACAAATCCCGTAGTTACTATATTCAATGCTGTTTTTCATGCAGGAATTGCTGCCATATCTATTTTTTTTATAGAAGGCTTTTTTTGGAACGCCTTGTCAGGTTTTAAATTTAATTCCATGATGATAGCCGGGCTGAGTGCTGCGGTAGTTTTTGAAAGGCTCCTTTTTTTGGTAATACCTGTTTTTGCAGCGTTAATATCTATGGTCAAAATTTTTAAAGAAGAAAGTCAGATTTATAAACAGCAGATAATAATTTATTTTACAGCTCTTATTTTAGGTATAATTACTTGGTCTTTAGTATATTATCTTTCTTATGTTTTTTCATGGGTAATAGCTATAATTCCATTAGGTTATGTTTTATTGATTTTCTTTACATCATACGGTTTTTCAACATCAATTGTTTATGATAGAAAACAGTTGGGCTTTGCTCTTGTACGCTTTTTGAGTTTTATTCTTGTCTTTGCTGCTGTAACAGGATTTTGGGCATCATGGGTCTTAACTTATATACGTAATTTTTATGCGCAGATTATTCTTCTTATACTAGGTGCATTTGTTTTTCTTGTTATTAGGAATTTTGTTTCTCAAAAGTTACGATGGTTTTTGGGAGATACCTCCGAATATGCAAAAGTGATAGAAGAAAAGCTTCAAAAAATCGATTATACAGGCGGCCGTGATAAAGTAATCCAAAATTTTTCGGGTATTTTGATGGAGCAATTAAAAGCCTCTTCTATAAGTATATTAATTTCAAGTGAAAAAGAAATACTGGAGCCTGTATATTCTACATTAGGTATAATTTCTACATTTGATACGAATAAACCCATATTTTCATTTTTATTAAATGAAAATATTCAGGTTATAATGAAATCCCAAGTTCTAACAAATCCTCTCTTTTCGCCTGTGCGTGATGAGCTGGTTAGCTTTATGAATAGTACGTATGCCGAAATTTTAATTTTTGTACGAGAAGGTCAAAAGTTAATAGGCGTAATTGCTATTTCATCTAAAAGGAAGAAAGAAGCCTACACGACATATGATTTTGATGTATTAAACAGTCTATACTCTTATTTCTTTTTAGTTGTTTATTATTTGCGGAATATAGCAAAACAGGATATTGTTCTCATCCTGGACCGCGAAATAGAAATGTCGGATCAGATTATCAGTTCCATTCAAAAAAATATAGATATTGTTGAAAAGCGTACTATTGATGTGGACTCAGTTGCTTTTTCAGCTCACCAGCTTGGAGGTGATTTTACCGACTTTATTAAGCTGTCTGATGATAGGTATTTATTTTTAATCGGAGATGTTTCGGGAAAGGGTTTAAGCGCAAGTATGTCTATGGTTATCTTAAAATCGGTTTTGCACACATATCTTTCGGATACTCCTGACTTTAAAGAACTGGTTGTAAAAATAAATTCTTTTATTAAAGATAATCTCCCAAGAGGAACATTTCTTGCCGGTCTTTTTGGTATTATTGACTTTAAAACAACGACGATTTACTATCTTAACTGCGGTATTCCTCTTATGTCAATGTATATAGACTCATATAAAAACGTTATTGAGATTCAAGGAGAGGGAAAAGTTTTAGGTTTTGTAAAAAATATAAGACCTTTTTTAAAGGTAAGAAAAATTACCATGAACAGAAATGATATTATAGTCTTTACGACTGACGGTCTTCTGGATTCTAAAAACTTAAAAGGTGATAAATTCGGAAATGATAGAGTAAACCGTTTGGTTGCTGCGAATAGGACAAGGTCTGCAAAAGAAATTTCCAATATAATATATAAAACCCTATTGGATTATATTGCAAAAGAGATTGAAGACGATATTACTATTATGACATTTAAACATATATAA
- a CDS encoding PP2C family protein-serine/threonine phosphatase: MIKLRKLLSNILISFAMGCVFALFMIFVSPRFLFLGKFYSANDMTLALSRLARIPEMTQTHRFFIGILVFVIVAIFADSLFKAFSKKIEEKEYDRPKTKIFSLFLEKLRFCYTIENLIDTVQNEMEYSGDCSIMIVNPEEDVVIYNSSSRFVSSPETFNSLNEITKDFKKGVYFLNTDMKVCQLKQARIAAVILEKIHFFIICRYLNEVEPEIFTNMLSEFSSYQDRISTLEQLLYFSELSQEWNMVANTQKAFLPQKLPEMPMLELAAYFKPLVNVSGDYYDAIKVDEHKTLLVVGDVSGKGLSAALVMGIVVNTIKIAKNKEDLSSLIVAVDSAIKRMGLLDKYTVLFLGLIDTEKMTIRYVNASMENPMILTEAPDGYKVKVLESTCSIVGIIDFAKVEVKERPLYRGDVILMMTDGIPEAMNDEGIELGETDTYLESIKSFAQYSADKIVENVANLAYAHTNNKPMRDDITIMCAKIKG, encoded by the coding sequence ATGATTAAGTTACGAAAATTGCTTTCAAATATTCTGATAAGCTTTGCTATGGGCTGTGTTTTTGCTCTTTTTATGATATTTGTAAGCCCAAGATTTTTGTTTTTAGGTAAATTTTACTCGGCTAATGATATGACTTTGGCTTTGAGCCGATTGGCTAGGATTCCTGAGATGACTCAGACTCATCGTTTTTTTATAGGCATTCTGGTTTTTGTAATCGTTGCAATTTTTGCCGACTCTCTTTTTAAAGCCTTTTCAAAAAAAATAGAAGAAAAAGAATATGATAGGCCTAAGACTAAGATCTTTTCACTATTTTTAGAAAAATTAAGATTTTGCTATACAATTGAAAATTTAATTGATACGGTTCAAAATGAAATGGAATACTCCGGAGATTGCTCTATCATGATTGTCAATCCGGAAGAAGATGTTGTTATATACAATAGTTCCTCTAGATTTGTTTCATCCCCTGAAACATTTAATTCTCTAAATGAAATTACAAAAGATTTTAAAAAGGGTGTCTATTTTCTTAATACGGATATGAAAGTATGTCAACTCAAACAAGCCCGCATTGCCGCTGTTATTTTAGAAAAAATACATTTTTTTATTATCTGCAGATATCTTAATGAAGTAGAACCTGAAATATTTACTAATATGCTCTCCGAATTTTCAAGCTACCAAGACAGAATATCAACTCTCGAACAGCTTTTATATTTTTCAGAATTAAGCCAAGAATGGAACATGGTTGCCAACACCCAAAAGGCTTTTTTACCTCAAAAGCTTCCCGAGATGCCTATGCTGGAATTGGCTGCGTATTTTAAGCCTCTTGTAAATGTTTCAGGCGATTATTATGATGCCATAAAGGTTGATGAGCACAAGACTTTGTTGGTAGTAGGCGACGTTTCCGGTAAGGGACTTTCAGCTGCCCTAGTTATGGGTATCGTAGTAAATACAATTAAGATAGCTAAAAATAAAGAAGACCTTTCTTCTTTAATTGTTGCAGTAGATAGTGCAATAAAAAGAATGGGTCTTTTGGATAAGTATACCGTCTTATTTTTGGGGCTTATTGATACTGAAAAAATGACAATACGATATGTTAATGCTTCGATGGAAAACCCTATGATTCTTACGGAAGCTCCTGACGGTTATAAAGTGAAAGTACTTGAATCTACTTGCAGTATTGTCGGTATTATAGATTTTGCTAAGGTAGAAGTTAAAGAAAGACCTTTATACCGAGGCGATGTAATTTTAATGATGACGGACGGTATTCCGGAAGCTATGAATGATGAAGGTATTGAATTGGGGGAAACGGATACGTATCTGGAATCTATAAAATCTTTTGCTCAATATAGCGCGGACAAAATTGTGGAAAATGTTGCAAACTTGGCTTATGCTCATACGAATAATAAACCGATGAGGGATGATATTACTATAATGTGTGCTAAGATTAAGGGGTAG
- the dnaJ gene encoding molecular chaperone DnaJ — translation MPASKRDYYEVLGVDKKASNDDIKKAYRKLAIKYHPDKNQGDKAAEEKFKEATEAYEILIDEKKRSMYDQFGHAGVDGMAGGGGYDPSAFQGFEDIFGGSFSDIFENLFGGGFARASGFGGRHAGPIRGSNLRYDLQISFVDAVYGKKAELSYTRNEKCTECHGTGSEAGSSKKMCPDCKGTGQVRQSTGFFSISRPCPTCGGEGSIIEKPCKKCGGNGLERKKQRIIVTIPAGVENGKRITIPSQGNAGQAGGEYGDLFVFIFVQAHPYFERNGIDLYCAVPISMTQAALGGEINIKSLDEKTLRLKIPAGTQNGKLLRIRGEGVPTGIGRKGDLYIQIQVQIPSKLSSNSKKLLQEISAIEGENENPNLIPLKDLP, via the coding sequence GTGCCGGCATCTAAAAGAGACTATTATGAGGTTTTGGGCGTAGATAAAAAAGCCTCAAACGATGACATCAAAAAAGCATATCGAAAATTAGCAATCAAATATCATCCCGATAAAAACCAAGGAGATAAGGCTGCTGAAGAAAAATTTAAAGAAGCAACCGAAGCTTATGAAATCCTTATCGACGAAAAAAAGCGCAGCATGTATGACCAATTCGGCCATGCAGGCGTAGACGGAATGGCGGGCGGCGGAGGCTATGATCCTTCTGCCTTCCAAGGTTTTGAAGACATTTTCGGCGGAAGCTTTTCGGATATTTTTGAAAATCTATTCGGCGGAGGCTTTGCCCGTGCTTCGGGTTTCGGAGGCCGCCATGCAGGCCCTATCCGCGGTTCTAACCTGCGCTATGATCTTCAAATTTCTTTTGTTGATGCCGTTTACGGTAAAAAAGCAGAGTTAAGCTATACCCGCAATGAAAAATGTACAGAATGTCATGGAACAGGCAGCGAAGCCGGAAGCTCAAAAAAAATGTGTCCAGATTGTAAGGGTACGGGACAGGTGCGTCAAAGTACCGGTTTCTTTTCTATATCGAGGCCGTGTCCTACCTGCGGAGGCGAAGGCTCCATAATCGAAAAACCCTGTAAAAAATGCGGCGGAAACGGCTTAGAGCGCAAAAAGCAGCGTATAATCGTTACCATTCCTGCCGGTGTCGAAAACGGAAAACGGATTACAATTCCCAGCCAAGGAAATGCAGGTCAAGCCGGCGGAGAATATGGAGACCTCTTTGTTTTCATCTTCGTTCAAGCCCATCCTTATTTTGAACGGAATGGAATCGACCTCTACTGTGCTGTTCCCATCTCAATGACTCAGGCTGCTTTAGGCGGAGAAATAAACATCAAATCTCTCGATGAAAAAACATTGAGACTAAAAATTCCGGCCGGAACACAAAACGGAAAACTTTTAAGGATTAGAGGCGAAGGTGTTCCTACAGGGATAGGCAGAAAGGGCGATCTCTATATTCAAATTCAAGTGCAAATTCCTTCAAAACTGTCATCAAATTCAAAAAAACTTTTGCAAGAAATTTCAGCGATTGAAGGTGAAAATGAAAATCCTAATCTTATCCCTTTAAAAGATTTACCTTAA
- the dnaK gene encoding molecular chaperone DnaK has product MGKIIGIDLGTTNSCVSVMEGGEPVVIPNSEGGRTTPSIVGFTSKDERVVGQPAKNQMITNPERTVYSVKRFIGHRYSELTDELKRVPYKIVPQGEDVRIDIDGKLYSTQEISAFILQKMKKTAEDYLGETVTEAVITVPAYFNDAQRQATKDAGKIAGLEVKRIINEPTAASLAFGFNKDSKKEKTIAVYDLGGGTFDISILELGDGVFEVKSTNGDTHLGGDDFDNRIVNWLVDEFKKDTGIDLSKDRMALQRLREAAEKAKIELSSVANTEVNLPFITADANGPKHLQKSLSRAKFEQMTEDLFERTKEPCRKALKDAGITPDKIDDILLVGGSTRMPKVLQIIKEIFGKEGSKSVNPDEAVAMGAAIQGGILGGDVKDVLLLDVTPLSLGIETMGGVFTPLINRNTTIPTRKSQVFSTAADGQTAVSIHVLQGERGMASQNRTLGNFDLVGIPPAPRGVPQIEVTFDIDANGIVHVSAKDLGTGKEQHIRIESSSGLSESEIDRMVKEAEANAENDKLEKEKVEAKNNADSLIYQTEKTLKEMGDKIGAADKQKIEAAIADLRQALNSDNTADIKAKTESLQQAAYKIAEEMYKQQGAQAGADPNAGSSQGAQAGPDYGTSGPKTGTADDVDYEVVNDDNDK; this is encoded by the coding sequence ATGGGAAAGATTATTGGAATTGACTTAGGAACAACAAACTCTTGTGTATCGGTAATGGAAGGCGGCGAGCCCGTTGTTATACCGAACTCTGAAGGCGGAAGAACGACTCCGTCCATTGTAGGCTTTACCTCAAAAGATGAAAGGGTTGTAGGCCAGCCTGCAAAGAACCAAATGATTACCAACCCCGAAAGAACCGTTTATTCGGTAAAGCGCTTTATCGGTCACCGATACAGCGAGCTCACCGACGAGTTAAAGCGTGTTCCCTACAAGATTGTACCTCAGGGGGAAGATGTAAGAATCGACATTGACGGAAAACTTTATTCCACACAGGAAATTTCCGCCTTTATTCTACAAAAAATGAAAAAGACAGCCGAGGACTATCTGGGCGAAACCGTAACCGAAGCCGTTATAACCGTTCCGGCTTATTTTAATGATGCTCAAAGACAGGCAACAAAGGATGCCGGAAAGATTGCCGGCTTGGAAGTAAAGCGAATCATAAACGAGCCGACAGCCGCTTCCTTGGCCTTCGGTTTTAACAAGGATTCTAAAAAGGAAAAAACAATCGCCGTATATGACCTTGGAGGAGGAACCTTCGATATTTCTATTCTTGAATTGGGTGACGGCGTTTTTGAAGTAAAATCTACAAATGGAGATACCCACCTCGGCGGTGATGATTTTGATAACAGAATAGTAAACTGGCTTGTTGACGAGTTTAAAAAAGATACGGGCATTGACCTATCTAAAGACAGAATGGCCTTACAGCGTTTGCGTGAAGCCGCTGAAAAGGCAAAGATTGAGCTTTCTTCGGTTGCAAATACGGAGGTAAACTTACCCTTTATTACAGCCGATGCAAACGGGCCTAAGCACTTACAAAAGAGCTTATCCAGGGCTAAGTTTGAGCAAATGACGGAAGACCTCTTTGAAAGAACAAAGGAGCCTTGCCGAAAAGCCTTAAAAGATGCGGGTATAACTCCCGATAAAATCGATGATATTCTTTTGGTCGGCGGTTCAACCCGAATGCCTAAGGTTTTGCAGATTATAAAAGAAATTTTCGGCAAAGAAGGTTCTAAGAGCGTAAACCCCGATGAAGCCGTAGCAATGGGTGCCGCTATTCAGGGCGGTATCTTGGGCGGAGATGTTAAAGATGTTCTTCTTTTGGATGTTACTCCTCTTTCTTTGGGTATCGAAACGATGGGAGGCGTATTTACACCCCTTATCAACAGAAATACTACGATTCCGACAAGGAAGAGTCAGGTTTTCTCGACAGCCGCTGACGGACAGACTGCCGTTTCTATCCATGTATTGCAGGGAGAACGCGGTATGGCCAGCCAAAACAGAACCCTCGGCAATTTTGACCTCGTAGGTATTCCTCCCGCACCGCGCGGAGTTCCGCAGATTGAAGTTACTTTCGATATTGATGCAAACGGTATTGTTCACGTTTCGGCAAAAGACCTCGGAACCGGAAAAGAACAGCATATCCGAATCGAAAGCTCAAGCGGCTTAAGCGAGAGCGAAATCGATAGAATGGTAAAAGAAGCTGAAGCCAATGCCGAAAACGATAAGCTCGAAAAAGAAAAGGTTGAAGCAAAAAATAATGCCGATTCTCTTATTTATCAAACCGAAAAAACTCTCAAAGAAATGGGAGATAAGATCGGTGCTGCCGATAAGCAAAAAATTGAAGCTGCAATAGCCGATTTAAGACAGGCCCTTAATTCCGATAATACGGCTGATATTAAGGCAAAGACCGAAAGCCTCCAGCAGGCTGCCTATAAGATTGCAGAAGAAATGTACAAGCAGCAGGGCGCTCAAGCAGGAGCCGATCCTAATGCCGGCAGTTCTCAAGGAGCTCAAGCGGGACCCGATTACGGTACTTCAGGTCCCAAAACCGGCACTGCCGATGATGTTGACTATGAAGTCGTAAATGATGATAATGATAAATAA
- a CDS encoding nucleotide exchange factor GrpE, translating to MSKNHEKQADKKQAEKEDIEKDLQPKDESAVKDEKGAGCGCEAPKETTQEEKPEKNDDVLSPEKRIEELETICRDWQDQYLRKAADFENYRKRMIREKQEAIDYANSNLLLDLVQVLDDFDRAIDAGKTQGGEASNNAFVEGVVMIKNQMVSMLSSKYGLSYYPAKGEAFDPNLHEAVSMIQSPDVKEAVVGEELQKGYKLKERVIRHSKVMVLMPAEKQDEKKAEESEAADKKNEN from the coding sequence ATGAGCAAAAATCATGAAAAGCAGGCCGATAAAAAACAGGCGGAAAAAGAAGACATTGAAAAAGACCTTCAGCCGAAAGATGAGTCTGCTGTGAAAGATGAAAAAGGAGCCGGATGCGGGTGCGAAGCTCCAAAAGAAACCACGCAAGAAGAAAAACCAGAAAAAAATGATGATGTGTTAAGCCCTGAAAAGCGGATAGAAGAGCTTGAAACTATTTGCAGGGACTGGCAGGATCAGTATTTGCGCAAGGCTGCGGATTTTGAAAACTACCGCAAACGCATGATTAGGGAAAAGCAGGAAGCAATAGACTATGCAAACAGCAATCTGCTTTTGGATCTTGTACAGGTGCTCGATGATTTTGACAGGGCTATTGATGCCGGCAAAACTCAAGGCGGAGAGGCCTCAAACAATGCCTTTGTTGAAGGTGTTGTAATGATAAAGAACCAGATGGTTTCTATGTTGAGCTCAAAGTACGGGCTTAGCTATTATCCTGCAAAGGGAGAAGCCTTCGACCCCAACCTTCACGAAGCCGTTTCAATGATTCAGTCTCCCGATGTAAAAGAGGCTGTTGTAGGGGAAGAGCTTCAAAAAGGCTACAAACTAAAAGAAAGAGTGATTCGTCACTCCAAGGTAATGGTACTAATGCCTGCCGAAAAGCAGGATGAAAAAAAGGCGGAAGAAAGCGAAGCCGCCGATAAAAAAAACGAAAATTAG